One window from the genome of Bacillus rossius redtenbacheri isolate Brsri chromosome 12, Brsri_v3, whole genome shotgun sequence encodes:
- the LOC134537835 gene encoding FAD-dependent oxidoreductase domain-containing protein 1-like, which translates to MSGTVLKLCRPSKCIFNCTIIRSLSDSKNYTPPPPEHPVKRTLRILGNDVKTSLGFKKETPLFPHHCDVVIIGGGVIGSSIAYWLKQRTRDGLEVVVVERDPSYAQASTVLSCGGLCQQFTVPENVQMSLYGAEFLRNIKTHLSVPNHEAPDVRFTPCGYMFLASESSAEHLQEAYKLQKQLGVKTELLSPQQLKERCPWMNVDDVALASHGLENEGWIDPWSLLGAFKRKARSLGTTYVKAEAVAFEFRNMQDALVEGMPTGSYESLDRLLVKTDEGDIQPIKFGIAIIAAGASSGSVARLARIGTGRGALSVPLPVVLKKRYVYCFHCPEGPGLRAPCLMDSSGIYLRREGLAGNYIAGISPLPEEEPSVDNLEVDYSFFDNTVWPLLCHRVSQFEHLMVKSAWAGYCDFNEFDENAIIGPHPAYHNLYLATGFGGHSVQQSAAAGRAIMEMIIDGGFQTIDLTRFGFERLIKQEPLLEKNII; encoded by the exons ATGAGTGGCACAGTGCTGAAGTTATGTAGGCCGTCGAAATGTATTTTCAACTGTACAATAATTAGGAGTTTATCAGATTCCAAAAATTACACGCCTCCACCGCCAGAGCATCCTGTGAAAAGGACGTTGCGAATTTTGGGAAATGATGTTAAGACTTCGCTTGGATTTAAGAAGGAAACACCTCTGTTCCCACATCACTGTGATGTAGTTATTATAGGTGGGGGTGTAATCGGGTCGTCCATAGCGTACTGGCTGAAGCAGAGAACTCGCGATGGCCTGGAAGTAGTCGTGGTGGAGAGGGATCCATCG TACGCGCAGGCGTCGACCGTGCTGTCCTGCGGTGGGCTGTGCCAGCAGTTCACGGTCCCGGAGAACGTGCAGATGTCGCTGTACGGCGCGGAGTTTCTGCGCAATATCAAGACCCACCTTTCCGTGCCCAACCACGAGGCCCCAGACGTGCGGTTCACGCCGTGTGGCTACATGTTCCTGGCCTCAGAGAGCAGCGCGGAGCATCTGCAAGAGGCCTACAAGCTGCAGAA ACAGCTGGGAGTGAAGACTGAGCTGCTGTCGCCCCAGCAGCTGAAGGAGAGGTGCCCGTGGATGAACGTGGACGACGTTGCGCTGGCCAGCCACGGCCTTGAGAACGAAGGCTG GATCGACCCGTGGTCTCTGCTGGGTGCGTTCAAGAGGAAGGCCAGGTCTCTGGGCACGACCTACGTGAAGGCAGAGGCAGTTGCATTCGAGTTCAGGAACATGCAAGATGCCCTGGTCGAGGGCATGCCCACAGGGAGCTACGAGAGCTTGGACAGGCTCCTG GTGAAGACTGACGAAGGGGACATACAGCCCATCAAGTTCGGCATCGCAATCATAGCTGCTGGCGCGTCCTCTGGAAGTGTGGCGAGACTGGCGCGGATTGGCACTGGAAGGGGAGCCTTGAGCGTGCCTCTGCCGGTGGTTCTTAA GAAGAGGTACGTGTACTGCTTCCATTGTCCAGAAGGCCCTGGTTTGAGGGCTCCTTGTCTGATGGACTCTTCTGGAATTTATTTAAG GCGGGAAGGGCTCGCGGGCAACTACATCGCGGGCATCTCTCCGCTGCCGGAGGAAGAGCCGAGTGTGGACAACCTGGAGGTGGACTACAGCTTCTTCGACAACACGGTGTGGCCGCTCCTGTGCCACAGAGTGTCGCAGTTCGAGCATCTCATG GTGAAGAGTGCGTGGGCAGGCTATTGTGACTTCAACGAGTTTGACGAGAATGCCATCATAGGCCCTCATCCCGCCTACCACAACCTCTATTTAGCCACTGGGTTCGGTGGTCACA GTGTGCAGCAGTCTGCCGCTGCTGGTCGCGCCATCATGGAAATGATCATCGATGGAGGCTTCCAGACAATCGACCTCACACGCTTCGGATTTGAGAGACTCATCAAACAAGAACCACTTCTAGAGAAGAATATAATCTAG